The following DNA comes from Centroberyx gerrardi isolate f3 chromosome 4, fCenGer3.hap1.cur.20231027, whole genome shotgun sequence.
TTAGGCCGAGCTTTACAAAGTTATGTGTGGGGTCTCCTTTCAGTTTTGTTATACAGTAGCACTCATGATAAATGCATGCTATTGAAAGAAAGTACATTGTAAAGAATATTTTTTAGTAAAATATAACATTCAAAGTAAGACGaaccatttttcttttctgctgAAAGACTAATTAAAAACAATAGGAACaatggaaaacaataaaaacattaaaacaatcgTTGACAAAAATGATTAAGATTCCTCTAATGTATGTGCAATTCAGTTCATTATTTGGATTTACTTTCAagctgctttaaaaaaaaaagtgttgcatCTATAAATGTTAATTCTAATATTtgaccacaagatggcagtaatTCACATTCGACTAAAATTTCCCCTCACCACTCTGAACTGAGTGCTGTGGAATGAAGTTGAATAATATAGACTATATAGTGCTGTCTTGCAGATTTTGCTTTACTGATGACAATAtttacaaacacacgcacacacacacacaaagaggcaaAGGGGAAATACGCAGATTAAGACCATTAACGTATCTGTATGCTCatctgcctgtgtctgtgtgtcaagggcggatatttcatttcactgttgggggggacaataaacagaaaaatttctcaagagcaattcctgaaggggacaccaaaggtgccgccaaaagtactgttgtattaaatgtatatagaggtccattatgaaacatttccataagcactttattcctttcttatgaagattttatcaaattgcctttgatattactggggtctttctacttggcgtttcggtgcactgaaaaatgatcggatgtctgtttttcttttctctgccattttaactgacctggctggctgacaaatagacacacacacacacacacacacacacacacacacacacagcatgcaggttatttacagtagtaggtgagatgcaacacccattaactgaactaaagctaatatatgcctaattagattttgttttcccgaaaaagcagatctctaatgttttgcctgccagaaacgtacttatatttaacataatgtttgttgtaattatgtcttttttattaattaagtcttcatttatttccaaaattatgaacaaaataacatagtggcagccattttacatgcagtaagaaaaaaataatatacttagaacctaattacatagggtaagttaatcttaaatattatattatagaaatattactgttaccatctacaaaagataaagtattttggtatgaaatcccgcattttaatttaaccaagtatcctgtatcataaatacatgtctggcatttgtaacaaaccaaaccgcttgaaaatcggtcgaaaattcagtgagttatgaggattttaattgtggacagacctcctgcctccatacacacacatgcattaggagacgcggctccgtaccaacacgctgacgcacaagattcaaccgcgaggtaacggaacaaaatgtagtctggttacaattgtgaatgtgttttattctattgagtggtagaagtaaagaaaaatgtctgacacatcctttgttttaagttaacctcagctacttactggaggtctgccaccactgacacacttccagagatcctccacacacactcgtaccgagggctaatgtgtgtgtgtgggggttcggggaggcaggtaggcagtggaccaaaccactgtgaggcgtatgagagagggactcaatctttcgaaacttaaaaacgcattgttttgcgtctataattagcacaagtgctttcaatgcatattattatattatttaaaattatatagttatgtttacaatgatatattgagggggacaactctctgttagtcccaggaagggggggtccggacccccctgtcccccccgtgatttccgcccctgctgtgtgtgtttgtgtttgtctgtgtgtgtgtgtgtgtgtgtgtgcgtacacatAGTGGAAAATAACCTTTATCACACTGATAGAGAAAAGTTGCTCAATAAAGAATTCAAGCTGAGATCTCTGTGTTCTTTCAATAAAGGTTATTTATTAGTGCACAGCACAGTGGCAAATGCAGTTTTCTGAATAGTGAAGCAAAAAAAGGATACAAGTATGATTTTCGACACAAAGACAAGCAGTGCGTAAGGGAGGGTGTACTGTCTTATCAGTCCTGTGTCCTTGACTGTCTTCTGGAGACAGGAACGGAGCACTAAGGTCTGGTAAACAAGTTGCATGAAGGATTCAGTACTTTTCCACTCCGCGAACagtggagaaaagaaagaactaaagaaagaatgacTATCAACTTTCTTTTTCATTGGACTAATAAGTAGGATATTCAATCCTCATCTCTGCCATAAGGTGAAGGAACCAGCAGCTACCCTAAACCTTATTAACAGCTGCTGCTAATGAATTCATACACTCACTTAATGCATTGCATGGAGGGATTTATGGCCAAAATCTTGCCATACAAGCCCTGTCAGTGGGGTTTCATGAAATTCTACGGCCACGATACACTGGCAACACTATGGGGATTTTGATGTGATGAACTGTGTAACTTTTCATACTTTAACCCAAAGGTGGTAAATACTcacgcatgtgtgtatgcaccaTAAAGATATTATACTGCCTGCAAGAAAGCAGATCCTCTCTCAGCCCCTCGTCTCCATGCTCTGCTCCATGCTCGGACATGTTGACAAAGTTACAAAATTGAAATGATGAACTGTCACAATAAACTCTCTATGGCGTTTCACGGATATATCTTAAGTCCCTATAGGcatattatagtgacaccataggagataacaaaaaaacaaaaaactaccATTAAGTGTGATATGGTCATGATAAAGTCTGTATTGAGTACCACAGTCACACTGTGAGTCTTAGGCCTATGCATGTACAGAAACtatgtatgtaggctactgtatgtaggtgtgtacagtagcctatgtattgtattgtagacATCATTTAAGCGCCATCTTCATAGGGTTATTCAGTAAAACTAAAATCCTTTACTGAAaatatgtgttgtttttatcattacttTCAGAAACAAGTGCAAAAATTCCCACATTCTGGCTTCTCCATACAATGTGGCCCTTTTGACGAGATTTGGACTGCAAGACCTGACTGAGAAACAGTTGTTCCAGTTGTTACTGCAGAATGATCCCTATCTACTTCCTGAGGTACATCGCACTGAACAGTTGGATGGGAATTGAGGTTGTGTTGGAATGGCGTAAATGAAGGAACTAAAGAAGCCTTAATCAAtgcttgaatgaatgaatgaatcaatctatcaatcaatcaatcaatcagttgtCATACATTTTCCTTGTGATGTGATTGCAtggtcatcctcctctctttccacctcCAGATATGCCCACATTACAACAAGGGCAACGGTGAACATGGATCCTGTAAGTTCGCAGCCTCCTGTACCAACCTTCACCTCTGCCAGCACTTTGTCCAAGGTGACTGTAAGTTTGGGCCTTCATGTAAGAGGGCCCATAATATGGATGCTCATGTCATGAAGATCCTCAATGGCCGAGGATTCAGCCACGAGAATATTCAAGTCATCGGGAAGATCTACCGAAATAAGTTCATCATCTTGGGTCAACAGGAGAGACAAGCTGTTGCTGTTCCTGGTACAGTACTTTTTATAGAAAAATTAGGAGCTGTTTGTGTTACGTGGTCAGAGTAGTAGCCTACACAGcacattgtgtgtatgtatgtgcgtctCTTGCAGCGTACCCGGTGGTGAGAGACCGCACTCGCCACCCTTCCATCAAATCCTCCACTAGTTCTGCTGGCGCCACCAATCCCATCAGTGAGGCTGACAGGGATGAAATCTGCCTGTACTTCATTCGCAGACACTGCAGCTTCAAAGGTAACATTGCTGCTGCTACAAGTCACTTGTGATTCCtcactaaatgtgtgtgtacatctggatgtagagagggagagaaaaagagactaTGTGCTTTTGTGTGCCACTGTCTAGATGGGTCTATACTatctttgtatgtttgtgtcattTTTCCCAGACAAGTGTGCCCGTGTCCATTACCACCTACCTTACAAGTGGCAGGTTCTAGACGTTGATGGCGTGACCTGGAAGGACTTGCCCAATATGGAGGACATTGAGAAGGCCTACTGTGACCCAGGACAAGACACAAGCTGTACCGATCAACCGTCTCAACCCTCTCTGCTTTTTGGATTCCTGTCTATCCAACCAAGGTGCATGAACGATATAACAGACCACAGAGGTGTAGATAGTGTAACTGTTATTCTTACGGGTTTATTGTCCAGCCCAACATTGGTGTAACTCTGTAGAACTGCCTGCTCCCCCTGTGAGAATTGTTGATTTAGACATTTCCGCTGCTTATTTTCAGGTCTGCACCCCAGTCAGTGGACTTCTTGACAATGAGGTATGGAGGGTCTCCAGTTCGTCGCCTGTCCACTGCCTCATCTGTCTCTAAACCTCCTCACTTCATCCTTACCACACAGTGGCTGTGGTACTGGAAGGATGGGAATGGGAAATGGGTGGAGTATGGACTTGAGGTCAGTTAATAGTGTTAAGGCAGATTGAGCAGCTACGGTGTGTGTCTTATGTATTCAGTGATGATCagatgaaacacaaacacaactttcacatttgctccctccctcctttcactCTGTGATAATTACATTTTTCCTGTTTAATGATTGAAAGATGTTACACTCACTTTGTTCTACACTCTATTTATGTTTTCTCTGTAGGGGAGTGGTGATGCGCCTGCCTCTGTCACTTCTCAAACTCTGGAGAATGTTTATCtcgcagacagagagacggataTTCCTTTTGGTGCTGGCAAACAAAAGTATATTCTCTACTTCAAAGGCACGCCTGGAGCCCAGCAGATGTACCAGCAGAATATACAATACAAAACCATACGAGAGGTCAGAAGGAGGCCTCGCTTTGTCTCCGCTCACGAAGTGGAGCTTGAGCTGAAGAGGTATTTTCAAATGGAGGGAGATTATTTGCATTGTCCTTGCAGTGAGAAATTAGTAACCTATTTTGGATACCTCTACAGTAGAGGCATCCAAAATTAGAATTAGTAGAAATTAGTAACCTATTTTGGATACCTCTACAGTAGAGGCATCCAAAATTAGAATTAGTAGAAATTAGTAACCTATTTTGGATACCTCTACAGTAGAGGTATCCAAAATAGGTTACTAATTTCTCACTGGTCTCAGCTGACTCAACCAGCCAGATAATTCTTGTGTTCATGTCTCCTTGGTAGCACATCATCAGACagctccacttcctcctccacagCTGAAGCTGTCCCAGCCCACTGGGACAAGAATGCCCTACCTGATTTCTCATACAAGGTATTTGTATAGCATGTACTTTTGTGTTGAAATGTTCCTGTTTTTAgtctatttttttctccaatgcattgaatatatatatttacatgtatTTATCTGCACTGTATTATATCTTTCAGCTGGTTCCTCTCTCCAACTCTATGAAGCAGTATGACATGGTTGAGAAGTTGTTTAAGCTCACCATGCCGCACAGTGTAATAAACAGCATCAAGAGGATCCAGAACCCCTCTATGTGGAGAATGTTTCAATGGTAAAACACATGCAGGGCCTCTTgggtggggtgaggtggggggcATCCAGGACACCTGAGCCAGGAGTTCACAGTGATGACAAGTCACAAGCCAGCCCTTTATGTGAAGATCCATGGCCTGAATAGGCCTACATGTGCTATACGAGTATACACCAACTAGAggtttttttcccacagcgcagccgagggcatcacgaggcaaattcaggtcaggcagtcagtcagtcaggtaggtaacgcttagtgagatgatgcctctagagggcgtctttgactgtgagatagataagataagataagagataagatatcactttattaatccccgtggggaaattcgagatgcagtgtttcccatacagaggcacaaaatcaaaagttggtctgtatagaaatggatgtaaatcgatctctaatgtgcCTGATGTGCGCAACAcgccatgtctgtaatttggagatgtacagacagcagaccagcagcattgaactcaatccacagtctcccagtgtgaaaacaaaagtgaaatttacattccacagtcagtaacagggATTTGTAGACAGCAACTCTgtccctacaaactttaacggtaggtgacgtcatcgtgtggtatttaagtattgttagtggaattaggtaatttaactgtgtcgcagtgcttcagtgcatagaattgaacccATGTGATGTGATATTGGGTCATAAATGACAgtgattttattcatttcaacatttcttTTTAGTCCTGTGTAATTTTTGATTTTGCTTAATCTGTGTTCAGGCAGAAGGAGCAGATGAAGGAGAAAAATGGAGGGAAACCTGTGGATGAGCAGTACTTGTTCCATGGGACAGATGAGTCCCTGATTGATGCCATCTGTGAGCAAAACTTTGACTGGAGGGTCTGTGGTGTCCATGGTACAGCCTATGGCAAAGGTATGTATGTCTGGTCCTAAGCACCCATTCCAGTAGTATGATAAATACTGACAAGATACAACAGAAACATGTTTTTGCACAAATGCTATGCTATGCCTGTTCTGGGCCTGGGTATGGTTTAGCACAGTATAGCACAGGATTGGTAccctttggttttccattgcaATTTTGAATATATGGGACCCTGTCCAGAGTGCCCATGTGTAACTAAAGCAACAGTAGAACCATTGCAACCAGTGTCAACAGCACACTTTCGGAATTAAGATTGTTCTGCAAGCTGCACTTTTTCATAGGCCCATAGTGTGATTAGCACTTGTATTTCTTCTGTTTCCCATTGCAgtgttttgtcattgtttttccattgcttgttgatgttttgtctctttctcaacTTTCTCTGACTTTCCACTTTTGTTCCATTTGTTTACACCAGCTGGGTACTGGGTTGTAACTGACCATTGACCCTGTGTATTGCTTGTGTGATGAGAGCAATCCTGCCAGCACCCTTTGAAAGCGGGCTGGTATCAGACACATATGGGTGCTGTATTAGCACGCTTTTACTGTACCCTAACCGTACTGAACCGTGAACAAAAACCAAATGGAAAACCATAGCCTACTTTACCATGACAGCACTTGTGTAGTGGAAAAAGCACATTAAATTTGTGTTCTCTTTTGGATTGTGATAACAGTactcataccttttttactgtATAGGGAGCTACTTCGCCAAAGCGGCCTCCTACTCGGACAGATATGCCAAAGTCAAAGGCAGCAAGAACAAGATCATGTTTGTTGCTCTGGTCCTGGTGGGGGAGTTCACCAAGGGAAGCAGCAGCTACGTCCGACCCCCTGCAAAAGGAACCACCAAACGCTTATACGATAGCTGTGTTGACTCCGAGACCAACCCCAACATCTTTGTTGTCTTCGACAAACTCCAGATTTATCCCGAGTACCTCATTGATTACTCATGAAACCTGATGCTGTTGTTGCATTACTACTCTGATGATGTTATTCGGGTGTAAAAAGGTTCTTATAAGATGGCCTTTACTTTGGCTGGTAGCTGAATTTCGACCTGAGGGCTGCAGTTTGTTattctgtaactttgtgtgaAATCTTCTTAGGGGTCTTGTGGATTTTAATTCTGTACTGAATACATGTAGAAATACCGAGAAATGTGTCAAGATTAGAATTTAATTCCTATATATCTATACTGttgatattttttgtgtatgatTATTATCATGCGTGATGAATGTATTAAGTATTAGAAAGCTCACAGTTACATTCTACCTATTTTTGCATTGAAGAATTTACACTCAAAAAATAGATTCCTTGGCAAATTGCTAtgttaagtttattttatttgacatgGACATCACAGTAGCATTAGAAttgtaacatacagtacatttatgCACAAGGACCAGATGCACTGTGTTTAGTGTTTGTAGCGAAACGCTAATTTACAACACCTGTCCAcaggaggctttttttttttttttagttaaaatagaaaaaagaaaagaaaagaaagaaaaaaaaagataagaaacggaagaagaaaaaaaaagaggacatAAAATACAcccacaaatacatacacaaaaatacatccACTGTTTTGATATTTGGTGTCTGAAAGGTACTTGGGACTAGAAATTATCTCTTGAGTTTATGAATGGGTCATCATGAAATAAACACAGAATTGGTTACTAAAGTATGTAATTTTTTTAACTTCTTATTTTCATTGTGTAGCCAGCATAGAGAAGATTAACCTCTAACCTCTCTGCCCACCACACTGTCTGATTAGAAAGGTGAACTGCCAACCTCACTTTTCATGTGCTAATGTTATTTATCATTTAAGCGTAGTAATGCTGTTGCTCTGTTGTTCGTATTCAGTCCTCCTTCCAATTCACCCCCAGGAAAAACACAAGATAGGCACTAGAGGCACCATTTTAAGTGGAAGATAGCCTAACTATTATGATTAGATCTACCATTTTACTCAGCCTAGTAGTTTTTACAACCCTAACCCATGGATCAgctggattgtttttttttcataggaATTTTTCTACCATCTAACAAAAGAAATGAGCTGTCTCTTCCGGTGATTTTCAAAAATACACTGTTTGTTAGGCTTGACCCGATTagcggctggattcacagcGAAAGAGGCGGTGGTACGGTGCAACCAAAGGTGTATTCACCCACAACAGCACTCCAGGGTCCTACCAACAGCAGAGTcagatgaacactggcagccttttaTACTCTGCCTCAGGTAATTAACCTGGATGCTACCAACTATAGGGGTCACTTAAACAATAgcattcaacaatacaatatactgcCCCCTTTAACCTACCATTCTACATATCTATCGAATACATACAGTTAAAATagatgttgctctcaaacaataaatactgcaacatataaacaatatacattttagttcaaacacacacacacaacaccccccctctgctatcccatcacatggtccctcccggaactatatataggtgctcggacaccccgaggaactcttttgcccgaacaccctggaacacagacaagacagcacaggtaagtgattgcatgaaccaaTTAAAATCCTTACATTGCACCACTATAGTATTAcacttagaaatatatatattgcacttaaggtattgcacttagaaatattgcacttgcccataccaaatcatGACATTCAACCAACCAATGAAAACCCATTCCATGTCAGGTTAAGTACTGAACAtctgtttgtttccttcaggtggaGCTTGAATCCTTGCCCATGCTgagtaactgctccagcaggacaagataaaataactcacacaaacaaacttaaaatgtttagtaaaatatatatatttaataaaatactttaaaacatGACTCGGTTTGCAATTTttaatgctgtgcaaatgtTACTGTGCAAACTATGCTGTGCAAACCATTCAATAAATCaagtgtacaatacaaatgtgcaaatagtgcaaaggattaGTAACGAAGTGCGCCTTCGTTACACCGTTTTTAGGTCCAAGAGTGGTGAAAGACTTCAACTCGGGAACCTTTAAGCACCATATGTGAAAGGAACATCTTCCATATTCATCTCTTTTTCAGATGTAGCCCCATGATTAATAACTAAGTATGTGAATAAATGACAATATTgaattttgactattttcagttcagtttgacaACTTAACATTTCAGCCTTCTCAGTTGTGTAATAAAACCATATTTCATATGGATGTGTTAAAAATGGCTGACACTCTTCTTCTATGCCTCTTCCCTGTGAGATGTAAAACGTTAGCTCGCCGCACTGTAAAATGCCTGTTGGGAGGAAagaggcgtagaagaagagtggcagccatttttaagacATCTATATGAAAACCACTAGGACACAAAGGTgtgattttatactttattgcaaatactttcaaaGAATGTTTTACTCGTAAGAGAAAAGCATTCAACATCGTCAGAAAGCTTGTCAGATTGGCAACATTTGGTCGGGAAACCTTGGCTAAATGAAGTCAAAGTGCCGCAAAGACTGTTTTCCGCGCGGTTTTTGATGGAAGGACTCGGGACTAGCAGTCACTCAGACAGTAACACTTTGTGAGATGGTCTCTGGAGGATGTCTTGTTTGGCTGCGAGCCAAATATAAGCTACATCTCCCACACACCGGGTCCCACTCTCTTGTCGCACCAAAAGAAAACCTATTATATCCCTGTCAATTCCCAACTATGCTGCACCACGCCACACACAATGCCAAAATAGAGCACTTATAGCCAATAGACCATACACCACAACAAATTACAAAGTAGACAACAACCGACGAACACATCCAAAACCAGGCTTGTATACTTCAATACTGTACGACGCAAAGTAATTAAGTAGTGGGAAAATAGATCATTTGCCAGTAGACCAGAGGACAGCACATGAAAATGTTCTAGCCACACTGTGCAGGAGCCTACCTCCAGATTCATtccaactgaacacacacaaacttcaaaTAAACAGCCGTCTTACCTAACGCAGTAGTAATTGTCTGTTTCCCCCTGCGTAGATGTCAACAATCTTTTCTGGTGACAGTCCTCTGGTCAAATCCGCCTCGATATGAAGGATAGCCGGTGATATATGGATATCCATTTTATGAAAATTCCACAGCTTAGCTAGTAGGCTACTTCGACTTCACCAAATCTAACAACAAATCGAACAAAAAAATACGTGCCCACGtatgcaacataaaaaaaacacaaaacactacaAGTCAATTGGCGGTAGGCAAAACTGGAATTGATTAATCTTTTCAAAAGTAGAAGTTGGAAGACTCAATACTGGAGGAGGGAAAATACTGCACACGGTATTCTATCCGTTAAGGCGGAAACGCATAGGGATTGGGAATTCATCTCGCACACTTGTACAACTGTCTAAACTTACAatattaatgaataataatcatTACATTTATACTCTAATatgtataataattattatataataattaatGAAGAAACCACTATCACATTCCACCATACTACCCATACGCGAAACGGGAGCTcctaaataaagttgttttttttataatgttaaAGACACATCTGGATCTCACGCCGCTTTCCGTATGACCTTAAACTTTACGATATTTTGCCTGAATCAAATAACatatataagaaaaaaagataatggTCTGAATGAGACACATTCCCAGCTAAAAAAGAAGCAGTGTAGTCGGAAGTGAGACCCATCTGTCGCTTTGCTTGCTCTCTGACTCAACCATCAGAGCTTTAGCTAAAATGAGATCCCTGTGATGCCTGTCAAAGTGGATGATTATGTTTAGCTAGTGACATGGAGATTGACACTGGTGGCGCATACAATAACACATTGATATGGTTTACTTTGTGCAGAGGTGCAAATTAAGCTTTATTCAAGGGTTGTTGTAGTGATATATTTCAGCCACTAGGGGGGCCCTTGCCCCCCGGCCACCCCGCAATCGCCGCCTATGCTAACAACCGCTCGTGACAGATTTCCTTgcttttagttttatttaaacAACCATGCAGTCAAGCTTGTCAATATAATGACAAGTTACTGAAGTTATAACTTCAATAACTTCAGGTCTGTAGGGTCTTGAAATCTGTTGGACATATAGCCTGCATTGCCTGTGtattaaaatcatcatcatcatcaccttcgCAGATGAAATTGAAATTTCCAGAAGGGGATTATTTTTAAGATTAGTTGAGTGGAAAGAATCTGCTCAAAGAATGGAAAGCTATTTCAACAGGATTTAATACTAAAAGTACTAATGTGAAGTTTACCAGTGGCAATTGTCAATTAGAGTGTAGGCTATTCTAAAGAAAGTTGAATGTTGTTGTTAATGGAATTAGTAATTATGAAAAGATCAGTTTCATTACCAGAAAATAGCAACAAAGTATCATCTGTATAACAACATACCAACGGAtctggtgaaaaaaaatattaacagCGGTGTTTAACACGTTCCTTTTCCCATGGACACATAACAGACATGCATAAATCTGAGAAAAACAGGATCCTATCGGAGCACCAAGTACAATCTGTCCTGAAAAGAAATTATGAAGTGTCCACTCCATGAGCTCAACAAGAAAATCATTAGGACGAAATATGTTAGTAGAACTATTATGTTTCATAGCTAACGGATCCTCTTAGTTGACAATAGGCTATTGTACAGTCATTGGACATCCATAGttgctaaaaaaacaaaaaaaacattctgtacaTTATCCAGAGCTCCAATTTTATTCAGCACATCAGTTGATTCCTCTATA
Coding sequences within:
- the parp12a gene encoding protein mono-ADP-ribosyltransferase PARP12, yielding MTSVVSKLVFETVCENQGCLDFKRLHELIGQRLTVAGPVLHSVLFDDGKIAIQEGREKASRGQPISSDSLIVAKTSVRLCQRLPADCAQCDQLHLCRYYVCGNCRFGNKCKNSHILASPYNVALLTRFGLQDLTEKQLFQLLLQNDPYLLPEICPHYNKGNGEHGSCKFAASCTNLHLCQHFVQGDCKFGPSCKRAHNMDAHVMKILNGRGFSHENIQVIGKIYRNKFIILGQQERQAVAVPAYPVVRDRTRHPSIKSSTSSAGATNPISEADRDEICLYFIRRHCSFKDKCARVHYHLPYKWQVLDVDGVTWKDLPNMEDIEKAYCDPGQDTSCTDQPSQPSLLFGFLSIQPRSAPQSVDFLTMRYGGSPVRRLSTASSVSKPPHFILTTQWLWYWKDGNGKWVEYGLEGSGDAPASVTSQTLENVYLADRETDIPFGAGKQKYILYFKGTPGAQQMYQQNIQYKTIREVRRRPRFVSAHEVELELKSTSSDSSTSSSTAEAVPAHWDKNALPDFSYKLVPLSNSMKQYDMVEKLFKLTMPHSVINSIKRIQNPSMWRMFQWQKEQMKEKNGGKPVDEQYLFHGTDESLIDAICEQNFDWRVCGVHGTAYGKGSYFAKAASYSDRYAKVKGSKNKIMFVALVLVGEFTKGSSSYVRPPAKGTTKRLYDSCVDSETNPNIFVVFDKLQIYPEYLIDYS